From a region of the Acidicapsa acidisoli genome:
- a CDS encoding phospholipase C, whose product MNYRNWARTGCASLTLAALTMQPFAVMAEQTKPDANQKPLIEIAPKSSALVAGYTRRIEKTPSLSHAQKLALLQKKVKYVFVLFQENRSFDFYFGTYPGANGLFTHSSGETPGFNQPIVQADGSVSRISPFRIPQSVTDGNGKTVLLYPEDTDSVNHGHAAIDDKLRLDANNVARNDRYAFTEQALKGTLNADGTAYTGPAPTEKQVQKGELVMGHVDCDTAPFLWTYADRFTLFDNFFDTVIGPSTPNAIAMISGQSGLTQWVEHPELGSDVNSTNAALPMIADPEPFWGSSLDTLTPASDKQPVRDGRPSKTPASNLTFAALPLSFMGNQIQQITSQDRNPAFDLLDVQGDIKKIAGDGNKPVNWGWFQEGYDHEPTDAAGAAPNHSYIPHHNGPQYFGYEANNPAETHSHLKGLGDFYTAVANNALPAEGGVFYVRGGYGNIDHLVPRSPSAAVKAAFAGNDDHPGYSDTQISESLLADSINAIASSKYWPESVILITYDESDGLFDHAQPRIRAFDPKGLAIEQGPRIPAIVISPFSEVHAISHEATEHGSIIKFIDELFHLTPLADLPDEAAARALGEKKYGQKYLGPSDDQTPGVGDLFSAFDNARLTGTAKPLPAEYAKIPANQLTSLPHMDAQGCRVLHITPTDLVNGKVIDPAPADFNPRPSTNPGLPTSGNWPTN is encoded by the coding sequence ATGAATTATAGGAATTGGGCGAGGACCGGTTGTGCCTCGCTGACACTGGCCGCACTCACGATGCAGCCCTTCGCCGTAATGGCGGAACAGACGAAACCGGACGCAAACCAGAAGCCGCTCATTGAAATTGCGCCAAAATCCAGCGCCCTCGTCGCCGGTTACACGCGCCGCATCGAGAAAACGCCGTCGCTCTCCCACGCCCAGAAGCTGGCCCTGCTGCAAAAGAAAGTAAAGTACGTCTTCGTGCTCTTCCAGGAGAACCGCTCCTTCGACTTTTATTTCGGCACCTACCCAGGCGCGAACGGCCTCTTCACCCATTCCTCCGGCGAGACTCCGGGATTCAATCAGCCCATCGTGCAGGCTGACGGCTCTGTCAGTAGGATTTCACCCTTCCGAATTCCCCAATCCGTGACCGATGGAAACGGCAAGACCGTGCTCCTCTACCCCGAGGACACCGATTCCGTGAACCACGGCCACGCAGCCATCGACGACAAACTCCGCCTCGATGCAAACAACGTAGCCCGCAACGACCGCTACGCTTTCACCGAGCAAGCCCTCAAGGGCACACTGAACGCCGACGGAACCGCCTACACCGGCCCGGCGCCTACCGAAAAGCAAGTGCAGAAGGGCGAACTCGTCATGGGCCATGTGGACTGCGATACGGCTCCATTCCTCTGGACCTACGCCGACCGCTTCACCCTGTTCGACAACTTCTTCGACACCGTAATCGGCCCATCGACGCCCAACGCGATCGCCATGATCTCCGGCCAATCCGGACTGACCCAATGGGTCGAACATCCAGAACTGGGCAGCGACGTCAATAGCACCAACGCAGCGTTGCCCATGATCGCCGACCCGGAACCATTCTGGGGTTCCAGCCTGGACACGCTCACCCCGGCCAGCGACAAGCAACCAGTCAGGGATGGCCGCCCCAGCAAAACCCCAGCCTCGAATCTGACCTTTGCCGCGCTGCCGCTCTCCTTCATGGGTAACCAGATCCAACAGATCACCTCTCAGGACCGTAACCCGGCCTTTGACCTGCTCGACGTCCAAGGAGACATCAAGAAAATCGCAGGCGATGGCAACAAGCCTGTAAATTGGGGCTGGTTCCAGGAGGGCTACGATCATGAGCCCACCGACGCGGCCGGAGCGGCGCCCAACCACTCCTACATCCCTCATCACAACGGACCGCAATATTTCGGCTACGAGGCCAACAATCCCGCCGAAACGCATTCGCACCTGAAAGGCCTCGGCGACTTCTACACCGCGGTCGCCAACAACGCGCTTCCTGCCGAGGGCGGCGTCTTCTACGTCCGCGGCGGCTACGGCAACATCGACCACCTCGTCCCGCGTTCGCCCAGCGCGGCAGTCAAGGCCGCATTCGCAGGCAATGACGACCACCCCGGCTACTCCGACACGCAGATCAGCGAATCCCTGCTCGCGGACTCCATCAACGCCATCGCCAGCAGCAAGTATTGGCCAGAGAGCGTCATTCTCATCACCTACGACGAGTCGGACGGCCTCTTCGACCACGCCCAGCCCAGGATTCGCGCCTTCGATCCCAAAGGTCTGGCAATCGAACAAGGCCCGCGCATCCCGGCCATCGTGATTTCACCCTTCAGCGAAGTCCACGCCATCTCCCACGAAGCCACCGAGCACGGCTCGATCATCAAGTTCATCGACGAACTCTTCCATCTCACCCCGCTCGCCGATCTGCCCGACGAAGCAGCAGCCCGCGCACTCGGCGAAAAGAAGTATGGCCAGAAATACCTCGGACCGTCCGATGACCAGACGCCCGGCGTCGGCGACCTCTTTTCCGCCTTCGACAACGCCCGCCTCACCGGCACAGCCAAACCGCTGCCCGCCGAGTACGCGAAAATCCCCGCAAACCAGCTCACCAGCCTGCCGCACATGGACGCGCAAGGCTGCCGCGTCCTGCACATCACGCCCACCGATCTCGTGAACGGGAAGGTGATCGATCCCGCTCCCGCGGACTTCAACCCGCGCCCAAGCACGAACCCCGGCCTGCCCACCTCAGGCAACTGGCCAACCAACTAA
- a CDS encoding type 2 periplasmic-binding domain-containing protein yields the protein MSKLVLRPFLIACLVLGAGTAASAGPTLDKIKAHNSLPCGINTEEPEYSTEDAHGNHSAFDLDICKAIAIAVLGPDAKFTVTPYRDERDARKALQSGEIAVLATGSANYLNTTNAALGFARPVFYDYQGFLVNKTMNIASPQDLTGKKVCFLSGTEIEDQLTAYMKRAQIKWLPFPFQEEGEMEAAFITRNCAAVTADVSQLAYERIAFKAMAKDFQILPDVIAKDPLAPMYRLDDPQWAAIVSWTVEALIQAEESGVTQANVADGKNSGDLAAQRLFGKLRGYGQYLGLSDSWAANMIQAVGNYGEIFDRDLGSKSPMKLDRGANNLWTHGGLMYAMPIR from the coding sequence GTGAGTAAACTTGTCCTACGGCCATTTCTGATCGCCTGCCTCGTTCTGGGCGCAGGCACAGCAGCTTCCGCCGGTCCCACGCTCGATAAGATCAAAGCCCATAATTCCCTGCCCTGCGGCATCAATACCGAAGAGCCCGAATACTCCACCGAAGATGCGCACGGCAACCACTCCGCCTTCGACCTCGATATCTGCAAAGCAATAGCCATCGCTGTACTCGGGCCAGACGCAAAATTCACCGTAACTCCCTACCGCGACGAGCGCGACGCCCGAAAGGCTTTGCAATCGGGTGAAATCGCAGTCCTGGCCACCGGATCGGCGAATTACCTCAACACTACCAATGCCGCCCTAGGCTTCGCGCGGCCCGTCTTCTACGACTATCAGGGATTTCTCGTCAACAAGACCATGAACATCGCTTCACCGCAGGATCTTACAGGGAAAAAGGTCTGCTTCCTGAGCGGAACCGAAATCGAAGACCAGTTAACTGCCTACATGAAGCGCGCACAGATCAAGTGGCTGCCGTTTCCCTTTCAGGAAGAGGGCGAGATGGAGGCTGCATTCATCACGCGCAACTGCGCCGCCGTGACAGCCGATGTTTCGCAACTGGCTTATGAGCGGATCGCTTTCAAAGCCATGGCGAAGGACTTTCAAATCCTGCCCGACGTGATCGCCAAAGACCCGCTCGCGCCCATGTATCGTCTGGACGACCCGCAGTGGGCCGCAATCGTAAGCTGGACCGTCGAAGCACTGATCCAGGCGGAAGAGAGCGGCGTAACGCAGGCAAATGTTGCCGACGGAAAGAATAGCGGCGATCTGGCAGCGCAACGCCTCTTCGGCAAGCTGCGCGGCTACGGCCAGTATCTTGGCCTCAGCGACTCCTGGGCTGCGAACATGATCCAGGCAGTCGGCAACTATGGCGAAATCTTCGACCGCGACCTTGGCTCTAAATCGCCAATGAAGCTGGATCGCGGCGCAAACAATCTCTGGACCCATGGCGGACTGATGTACGCCATGCCGATCCGCTGA
- a CDS encoding DinB family protein has protein sequence MSQVPVWFERKFDFSFPAELLPNLRARLRGTPARLEETLRGGTYEILAKKAPEKWSAQEHAGHLLDLEPLWLARVGDYMVGSLELTPTDLQNRKTDEANHNWHPLEEILAGFRAARERLLKRVDGLDPSLFTRAIPHPRLKIPMRLVDHLYFVAEHDDHHLARIWELLNEAG, from the coding sequence ATGAGTCAAGTCCCTGTCTGGTTTGAGCGCAAATTTGATTTCTCGTTTCCTGCGGAGTTGCTTCCGAATCTTCGGGCGCGTCTGCGCGGCACTCCTGCGCGGCTGGAGGAGACACTTCGCGGCGGCACTTACGAGATCCTCGCGAAGAAAGCGCCGGAAAAATGGTCGGCGCAGGAGCACGCCGGGCACCTGCTCGATCTCGAACCGCTATGGCTGGCGCGGGTGGGCGATTACATGGTGGGCAGCCTTGAGCTGACTCCAACGGACTTGCAGAACAGAAAGACTGACGAAGCGAATCATAACTGGCACCCTTTGGAAGAGATTCTGGCTGGGTTTCGCGCTGCCAGAGAGAGGCTCCTGAAGCGCGTGGATGGATTAGATCCATCCCTGTTTACGCGAGCTATTCCTCATCCGCGCCTGAAGATACCGATGCGTCTCGTGGACCACTTATATTTTGTGGCCGAGCATGACGATCATCATCTGGCTCGGATTTGGGAGTTACTGAACGAAGCTGGGTAG
- a CDS encoding BrnA antitoxin family protein: MKKTIEALQPELRTESGAVAESEVQPMSMESYACNAARGAFYRPIKHPLSLRLDADVIAWFQRQGQGYQTRINSALREYIATHSNGSEVSG; encoded by the coding sequence ATGAAGAAAACGATTGAGGCGCTCCAGCCGGAGTTGCGCACGGAATCGGGAGCCGTGGCGGAGAGCGAAGTCCAGCCGATGTCGATGGAGTCCTATGCCTGCAACGCAGCGCGAGGGGCATTTTACCGCCCGATCAAACACCCGCTGTCCCTGCGTCTGGATGCGGATGTGATTGCGTGGTTTCAACGGCAGGGACAGGGATATCAGACGCGGATAAACTCCGCTCTGCGGGAGTATATCGCCACGCACAGCAACGGGTCTGAGGTTTCAGGGTGA
- a CDS encoding SelL-related redox protein, producing the protein MATGTQPATEQVELADALREFHTESGRSLLDLLDESPVLLVFLRHFACAFCAQTLDRVSQVKEQIAARGARPVFVHLGSPARAKPYFDYYHLSDVERISNPDASLYQLPAFALSRTNPYLHFLNLTVWKGWLKGAMRKYGIGMIKEDAEQMPGVFFLKDRKIVRAFRHRTIADEPDYLKLVGAG; encoded by the coding sequence ATGGCTACAGGAACGCAACCGGCAACCGAGCAAGTAGAACTCGCCGACGCTTTGCGGGAGTTTCACACGGAATCAGGCAGATCCCTGCTCGATCTGCTGGATGAATCGCCAGTTCTACTCGTCTTCCTCCGTCATTTTGCCTGCGCTTTTTGCGCGCAGACTCTGGATCGCGTCTCCCAGGTGAAAGAACAAATTGCCGCCCGGGGCGCGAGGCCGGTCTTTGTGCATCTTGGCTCCCCGGCGCGGGCCAAACCATACTTTGACTACTACCATCTCTCGGATGTGGAAAGAATCAGCAATCCCGACGCATCCCTGTATCAACTCCCTGCGTTTGCCTTGTCGCGCACCAATCCTTACCTGCATTTTCTGAATCTCACGGTTTGGAAGGGATGGCTCAAGGGCGCGATGCGCAAGTACGGCATTGGCATGATCAAAGAAGACGCCGAACAAATGCCTGGCGTGTTCTTCCTGAAAGACCGGAAGATCGTGCGGGCTTTCCGGCATCGAACGATTGCTGACGAACCGGATTACTTAAAGCTGGTTGGTGCAGGTTAG
- a CDS encoding TOBE domain-containing protein, with protein sequence MKISARNVLAGKVTNVTKGAVNSEVTLTLQGGENMVAIITNSSVDTLGLRQDTATYAIIKASDVMIGKGNEMKLSARNVLAGEVAKLQDGAVNSEVEVRLAGGTPVVAAITKESVKALDLHQGDKVSAIIKASHVLLGV encoded by the coding sequence ATGAAAATCAGCGCCCGGAATGTGCTTGCAGGAAAAGTTACAAACGTGACCAAGGGAGCAGTGAATTCCGAGGTTACGCTGACCCTTCAAGGTGGCGAGAACATGGTTGCGATCATCACCAATTCCAGCGTTGATACGCTCGGTTTGCGGCAGGACACAGCCACCTATGCGATTATCAAGGCTTCGGACGTGATGATCGGTAAGGGAAATGAAATGAAACTGAGCGCGCGGAATGTGCTGGCGGGAGAGGTGGCGAAACTCCAGGACGGCGCAGTGAACAGCGAAGTCGAAGTCAGGCTGGCTGGCGGAACCCCGGTGGTAGCCGCAATCACAAAGGAAAGCGTCAAGGCGCTGGATCTGCATCAGGGCGATAAAGTAAGTGCGATCATCAAGGCATCGCATGTCCTATTGGGCGTATAG